From Oculatellaceae cyanobacterium, a single genomic window includes:
- the sufR gene encoding iron-sulfur cluster biosynthesis transcriptional regulator SufR, which produces MATTQQASTKQDILQILLKRGQATAQELAEGLEISPQAIRRHLKDLEAEELILHQSVVSGMGRPQHIYKLSKKGRDRLPNNYDQFAVSFLNTLVDTLGSEQAGSLLRKHWERKAQEYRDRLGDGSLRDRVTKLVELRREEGYMTEYFLLDENNAQSNHSSQFMLTEHNCAISHVASSFPSVCGHELEMFAAALEDCQVERTHWIVNGEHRCGYLIKAQDD; this is translated from the coding sequence ATGGCGACCACGCAGCAAGCATCCACGAAACAGGACATCCTGCAAATTTTACTAAAACGGGGTCAAGCCACAGCACAAGAACTAGCCGAGGGGTTAGAAATCAGTCCGCAAGCCATTCGCCGTCATTTGAAGGATTTAGAGGCGGAAGAGTTGATTTTGCATCAATCTGTGGTATCGGGGATGGGACGACCACAGCATATTTATAAATTGAGTAAGAAGGGGCGCGATCGCTTACCCAACAATTACGATCAGTTTGCGGTGTCGTTCCTAAATACTTTAGTAGATACGTTAGGGTCTGAACAAGCTGGATCGCTGTTGCGTAAGCATTGGGAACGCAAAGCGCAGGAATATCGCGATCGCTTGGGGGATGGATCGTTGCGCGATCGTGTCACTAAATTAGTCGAACTTCGCAGAGAAGAAGGCTACATGACAGAATATTTTCTTTTAGATGAAAATAATGCTCAGAGTAACCATAGTTCTCAATTCATGCTAACAGAACATAACTGTGCCATTTCCCACGTTGCAAGCTCTTTTCCTAGTGTTTGCGGACATGAATTAGAAATGTTTGCTGCTGCTTTAGAAGATTGTCAAGTAGAGCGCACTCACTGGATAGTTAATGGTGAGCATCGCTGTGGTTATTTAATTAAAGCCCAGGATGATTAA
- the sufD gene encoding Fe-S cluster assembly protein SufD encodes MSIEVSVKPQVSYLKQLLDLRQELPATTSLIREIRDRATAVVQELAIPTTRDEEWRVTDLSGLLKVNFQAVSNQESAISLSDINSLILPEAASSRLVFVNGIYAPELSSVANLPEGLFVGNLLAANIPQLENYLGKQQGGQEVFTALNTASLTDAAVVYVPQNLVVETPIHLLFISVTGEAATISQPRCLVVAEAGSTVTLIEEYISYPVTSHQYPVPNLTNSVTEVWVGENAQVSHIRVQQESKEAFHIGKSAIAQARNSHYACHAVSFGGQLSRHNLEVFQTGEATETTLNGLTMIAGSQIGDTHSAIALNHPYGISNQLHKCVVGDRAHAVFNGKVFVPKPAQLTNAGQLNRNLLLSSKARVDTKPQLEITADNVKCSHGATVSQLEDDEIFYLQSRGIDANSARTLLINAFAIEIIDQIPVASVRERLTQIVR; translated from the coding sequence ATGAGTATTGAGGTTTCGGTCAAGCCACAGGTATCTTATTTAAAGCAGTTGTTGGATTTGCGCCAAGAATTGCCAGCAACAACAAGTTTAATACGAGAAATTCGCGATCGCGCGACGGCTGTTGTGCAAGAATTAGCTATCCCAACTACACGGGATGAGGAATGGCGCGTTACTGATTTGTCAGGGCTGTTAAAAGTTAATTTTCAAGCAGTCAGCAATCAGGAATCAGCGATTAGCTTATCTGATATTAATTCGTTAATTTTGCCAGAAGCAGCATCAAGCCGCTTGGTATTTGTTAATGGTATTTACGCGCCTGAATTATCATCGGTTGCTAATCTTCCAGAAGGTTTATTTGTAGGTAATTTATTAGCTGCAAATATTCCGCAACTAGAGAATTATTTGGGTAAGCAACAAGGGGGGCAAGAGGTTTTTACTGCTTTAAATACTGCTAGTTTGACTGATGCCGCAGTAGTATACGTTCCCCAAAATTTGGTTGTAGAAACGCCTATTCATCTGCTATTTATCTCTGTTACGGGTGAAGCAGCAACTATTTCTCAGCCACGCTGTTTAGTAGTAGCTGAAGCTGGTAGCACGGTTACGCTGATTGAAGAATATATTTCTTACCCAGTCACCAGTCACCAGTACCCAGTCCCCAACCTGACTAATTCGGTGACGGAAGTTTGGGTAGGAGAAAATGCTCAAGTAAGCCACATTAGGGTTCAGCAGGAGAGTAAAGAAGCTTTTCATATTGGGAAGAGTGCGATCGCACAAGCCAGAAATAGCCATTATGCTTGTCATGCTGTCAGTTTTGGTGGGCAGTTGTCACGGCATAATTTAGAAGTGTTTCAGACTGGTGAAGCAACTGAAACAACGCTGAATGGATTGACAATGATTGCGGGTTCACAAATAGGTGATACTCATAGTGCGATCGCACTTAATCATCCTTATGGTATTAGTAATCAATTGCATAAATGTGTTGTGGGCGATCGCGCTCATGCAGTGTTTAATGGTAAAGTGTTTGTTCCCAAACCAGCACAGTTAACTAATGCAGGACAGTTGAATCGTAACTTACTGCTATCTTCCAAAGCGCGTGTGGATACTAAGCCACAACTGGAAATCACTGCTGATAATGTCAAATGTAGTCACGGTGCAACAGTTAGTCAATTGGAAGATGATGAAATATTCTATCTGCAAAGTCGTGGCATTGATGCTAATAGCGCCCGTACTCTGCTGATTAATGCTTTTGCTATCGAAATAATCGATCAAATTCCCGTTGCATCTGTGCGAGAAAGACTGACACAAATCGTTAGATAA
- a CDS encoding pentapeptide repeat-containing protein, translated as MDESATIEIVNDEIVTTESINTDTSTTDYIHTDVVESNQDEEIAALKLKQPINSAFNEEEFKAERILLLIDRFYALEEERQNQAISAEEFWRRYNEGERDFTGVNLYRINLSRSSLAKNVNFSQTNLSAANLSNISWNNINLISANLLGANLTEAYLYQANLAEANLKNANLHKAKLESANLEKANLKNANLGETNLNGTNLSNANLSCANIRGATATYKEVNFSNANLNNANLSKTDLRGANLEGAKLQDANFQQALYNQKTIFPTEFNISSIGAYLIDRGASLRNANLSGYDLSGLNLVYADLQGANLTSTNLSNTDLSEANLSGANLSNANLQAAKLLQANLSNANLCQTILYSTNLIASNLSFANLMEAKLHNTNLTAANLNRANLKNIQTYSVNLNCAILTKVNLVGVSLSGDLSGIILSNANLCGADLSNKNLIGADLSSADLRGANLQQANLEKANLKDANISGANLNSANLSGATMPDGTTYQEDK; from the coding sequence GTGGATGAAAGCGCCACTATTGAAATAGTAAATGATGAGATAGTAACAACTGAATCTATTAATACTGATACCTCAACCACTGATTATATTCATACAGATGTAGTTGAAAGTAATCAAGATGAAGAAATTGCTGCACTTAAGCTAAAACAGCCAATAAATTCAGCTTTTAATGAGGAAGAATTTAAAGCAGAGAGAATTTTATTGCTGATAGATAGATTTTACGCACTTGAGGAGGAAAGGCAAAATCAAGCTATTAGTGCTGAGGAATTTTGGCGGCGATATAACGAGGGAGAACGAGATTTTACAGGGGTTAACTTATATAGAATAAATCTTAGCCGTAGCAGTCTAGCAAAAAATGTTAACTTTAGCCAAACTAACTTGAGTGCTGCAAATCTAAGTAATATAAGCTGGAATAATATCAATTTGATCAGTGCTAATTTATTAGGAGCTAATCTAACTGAAGCATACTTATATCAAGCAAATCTGGCTGAGGCAAATTTAAAAAATGCTAATCTTCATAAAGCTAAATTAGAGTCAGCGAATTTAGAAAAAGCTAATTTAAAAAACGCTAACCTCGGTGAAACTAATCTAAATGGAACTAATCTAAGCAATGCAAATCTTAGTTGTGCAAATATCAGGGGTGCTACCGCTACATATAAAGAAGTAAATTTTAGTAACGCAAACTTGAATAACGCAAATTTGAGTAAAACAGATTTAAGGGGGGCTAATCTAGAAGGAGCAAAACTTCAAGATGCTAACTTTCAGCAAGCTCTTTATAATCAAAAAACTATTTTTCCTACAGAATTTAATATATCTAGCATTGGTGCATACTTAATTGATCGTGGTGCTTCATTACGAAATGCTAATCTATCTGGTTACGACCTCAGTGGGTTAAATCTGGTTTATGCTGATTTGCAAGGAGCAAACCTGACATCTACTAATCTCAGCAATACAGATCTTAGCGAAGCTAACTTGAGTGGAGCAAATCTAAGTAATGCTAATTTACAAGCTGCAAAACTGCTGCAAGCAAATTTAAGTAATGCTAACTTGTGTCAGACAATTCTTTATTCTACAAACTTAATTGCCAGCAACTTAAGTTTTGCTAATTTAATGGAAGCAAAATTGCATAACACAAACTTAACTGCTGCAAACCTAAACAGAGCAAATCTTAAAAATATCCAAACTTATAGCGTTAATTTAAATTGCGCTATCCTAACTAAAGTAAATTTAGTTGGCGTAAGTTTATCAGGAGATTTGAGTGGCATAATATTAAGTAATGCAAATCTTTGTGGAGCAGATTTAAGTAATAAAAATTTGATCGGTGCAGATCTAAGTTCAGCAGATCTACGTGGTGCAAACTTACAGCAAGCTAATCTGGAAAAAGCTAACCTGAAAGACGCTAATATAAGTGGTGCTAACTTAAATAGTGCTAACCTTAGTGGTGCAACTATGCCTGATGGCACTACCTATCAGGAAGATAAATAA
- a CDS encoding SufS family cysteine desulfurase, with translation MTFTQEKTIADQVRADFPILHQEVNGKPLVYLDNAATSQKPLFVLNKIRDYYEQYNSNVHRGVHTLSAKATDAYEGSRVKIAKFINAASPQEIVFARNASEAINLVAYSWGLTNLQRGDEVILTVMEHHSNLVPWQLVAQKTGAVLKFVELTADEEFDLEQFKNLITDKTKLVSVVHVSNTLGCINPVKEISAIAHHYGAKILIDACQSAPHLPLDVQDIDCDWLVASGHKMCGPTGIGFLYGKLEILRAMPPFMGGGEMIADVFLDHSTYADLPHKFEAGTPAIAEAIALGAAVDYLTNIGMDKIHAYEDQLTAYLFEQLATIPEIRTYGPQPNKGRAALASFTAGDVHPHDLSTILDQAGVAIRAGHHCTQPLHRYLKAQSTARASLYFYNTREEIDVFIASLKEAVEFFGSIFG, from the coding sequence ATGACATTCACCCAAGAAAAAACCATTGCTGATCAAGTTCGTGCCGACTTCCCCATCTTGCACCAAGAAGTCAACGGCAAACCCTTAGTTTACCTAGACAATGCAGCTACATCTCAAAAACCCTTATTTGTCCTAAATAAAATACGGGACTACTACGAGCAATATAATTCTAATGTCCATCGTGGGGTACATACCTTAAGCGCAAAAGCCACAGACGCTTATGAAGGTTCACGAGTAAAAATTGCCAAGTTTATTAATGCTGCTTCCCCACAAGAAATTGTCTTTGCGCGTAATGCTTCCGAAGCAATTAACTTAGTAGCTTATTCTTGGGGATTAACTAATTTGCAACGGGGGGATGAAGTAATCCTCACTGTCATGGAACACCATAGTAATTTAGTTCCCTGGCAACTTGTCGCCCAAAAAACAGGAGCAGTTTTAAAATTTGTTGAATTAACAGCAGATGAAGAATTTGATCTGGAACAATTCAAGAATTTAATTACAGATAAAACCAAGTTGGTTTCGGTTGTTCATGTTTCTAATACATTAGGTTGTATTAATCCAGTTAAAGAGATAAGTGCGATCGCACATCATTACGGTGCTAAAATATTAATCGACGCTTGCCAAAGTGCGCCACATTTACCCCTTGATGTCCAAGATATTGATTGTGATTGGTTAGTTGCATCTGGGCATAAAATGTGTGGCCCTACGGGAATTGGTTTCTTGTATGGCAAATTAGAAATACTGCGAGCAATGCCTCCATTTATGGGTGGTGGTGAGATGATTGCAGATGTATTTTTGGATCATTCTACCTATGCAGATTTACCCCATAAATTTGAAGCAGGAACACCAGCAATTGCGGAAGCGATCGCACTGGGTGCAGCAGTAGATTATCTTACTAATATCGGCATGGATAAAATTCACGCCTACGAAGATCAATTAACAGCTTATCTGTTTGAGCAACTAGCAACAATTCCTGAAATCAGAACTTATGGCCCACAACCTAACAAAGGTAGAGCCGCACTTGCATCATTTACGGCTGGAGATGTCCATCCACACGACTTATCAACAATATTAGATCAAGCAGGTGTAGCGATTCGCGCAGGGCATCATTGTACACAACCATTACATCGTTATTTGAAAGCGCAGTCTACAGCAAGAGCGAGTTTGTATTTCTACAATACCCGTGAAGAAATTGATGTTTTCATTGCTTCTTTAAAGGAAGCAGTTGAGTTTTTCGGCAGCATTTTTGGTTGA
- the sufB gene encoding Fe-S cluster assembly protein SufB, producing MTSSVKTLVNEPYKYGFVTDIETDQIPRGLNEDIVRMISAKKEEPEFMLEFRLRAYRQWLKMTEPTWQHVTYPPINYQDIIYYSAPKQKKKLNSLEEVDPILLETFEKLGIPLSEQKRLSNVAVDAVFDSVSVATTFKEKLAKDGVIFCSISEALTEHPELVQKYLGSVVPVADNYYAALNSAVFSDGSFVYIPKNTKCPMDLSTYFRINTGDSGQFERTLIIAEEGASVTYLEGCTAPMFDTNQLHAAVVELVALDNAEIKYSTVQNWYAGDETGKGGIYNFVTKRGLCQGVNSKISWTQVETGSAITWKYPSCVLVGDNSVGEFYSVALTNNYQQADTGTKMIHVGKNTRSTIISKGISSGHSKNSYRGLVKMSPKAQGARNYSQCDSMLIGDNAQANTFPYIQVQNSTAKVEHEASTSKIGEDQLFFFAQRGISQEDAISMMISGFCKDVFNQLPMEFAVEADRLLSLKLEGSVG from the coding sequence ATGACTTCTAGCGTCAAGACCTTAGTTAATGAGCCTTACAAGTACGGCTTTGTCACCGACATTGAAACCGATCAAATTCCTCGTGGCTTGAACGAGGACATTGTACGCATGATCTCTGCTAAAAAAGAAGAACCAGAGTTCATGCTGGAATTCCGCCTCAGAGCTTATCGGCAATGGTTGAAGATGACAGAGCCAACCTGGCAGCACGTCACCTATCCGCCCATCAATTACCAAGACATTATCTACTACTCTGCTCCTAAGCAAAAGAAAAAGCTGAATAGCTTAGAAGAAGTAGATCCAATCTTGCTGGAAACCTTTGAGAAACTGGGAATTCCCCTATCTGAGCAAAAGCGCCTGTCTAACGTTGCAGTTGACGCAGTGTTTGATAGCGTCTCAGTTGCCACAACTTTTAAAGAAAAACTTGCTAAAGACGGTGTTATTTTCTGCTCAATATCAGAAGCATTAACCGAACACCCTGAGTTAGTGCAAAAATACCTCGGTAGCGTTGTCCCCGTTGCAGACAACTATTATGCTGCTCTCAACTCAGCAGTATTCAGCGACGGTTCCTTCGTATATATTCCCAAAAACACCAAATGTCCGATGGACTTGTCCACCTACTTCCGAATTAACACGGGAGATAGCGGTCAATTTGAGCGGACATTGATTATCGCCGAAGAAGGTGCTTCTGTAACCTACCTCGAAGGTTGTACCGCGCCCATGTTTGACACCAACCAACTACACGCCGCAGTAGTAGAATTGGTAGCACTAGACAACGCCGAAATCAAATACTCCACAGTCCAAAACTGGTACGCCGGAGATGAGACAGGCAAAGGTGGTATTTACAACTTCGTTACCAAACGCGGTTTGTGCCAAGGTGTTAACTCCAAGATTTCTTGGACACAAGTAGAAACAGGTTCCGCGATTACTTGGAAGTATCCTAGTTGCGTGCTAGTTGGTGATAACTCTGTAGGTGAATTTTACTCAGTTGCTCTCACCAATAACTATCAGCAAGCCGATACTGGAACTAAAATGATCCATGTTGGCAAGAATACCCGCAGCACGATTATTTCTAAAGGTATTTCCTCTGGTCATTCCAAAAACAGCTATCGCGGCTTAGTAAAAATGAGCCCAAAAGCACAAGGCGCACGCAACTACTCGCAGTGCGACTCCATGCTCATTGGTGACAATGCTCAAGCCAATACTTTCCCTTATATCCAAGTACAAAACAGCACAGCCAAAGTAGAACACGAAGCTTCAACCTCAAAAATAGGCGAAGACCAACTATTTTTCTTTGCACAGCGCGGCATTTCTCAAGAAGATGCGATTTCAATGATGATTAGTGGCTTCTGCAAAGATGTCTTCAATCAGTTACCAATGGAATTTGCTGTTGAAGCAGACAGATTATTGAGCCTCAAGCTAGAAGGTTCAGTTGGTTAA
- a CDS encoding response regulator, which translates to MVNQLLIHQFQKIIKEKFNGRLNIKSDSGVCWSIFFGKGQLIWATEGWHPTRRWQRNLIQHCPKVNPKALTIKETDDFTSDKSLAEHKGHYYALRMLVKQQQITQQQATAVITGMIAEVLFDILQQSALQPLNYTDYQQQILESPLTLLSTEVTLKQTLQVWKSWREAGLTKQSPNLAPVVRNKSKLQEQTSAAAYKNFITRINGKYTLRDLAVQMKQNFVALSRSLLPYMRQGIIGLVEVPDMLPQTNAKTSPPSNKAQVAGNPGLKVAQTQSLSPLVACIDDSPQTCQMMEGIFTQEGFRFLAIEDSMQALPKLIEQKPDLIFLDLMMPVVNGYEICAQLRKISAFGNTPIIILTGSDGLIDRVRAKKVGATDFLTKPVDAQKLLGIPHQYLSFSLLSKIGKPAKSDAVQSNLGNVS; encoded by the coding sequence ATGGTTAATCAATTGTTAATTCATCAATTCCAAAAAATTATTAAAGAAAAATTCAATGGCAGACTGAATATCAAGTCTGATTCAGGGGTTTGTTGGAGTATATTTTTTGGCAAAGGGCAGTTAATCTGGGCTACTGAGGGCTGGCATCCAACTAGACGTTGGCAGCGAAACTTGATACAACATTGCCCCAAAGTAAACCCTAAAGCTTTAACTATTAAAGAAACCGATGATTTTACTTCCGATAAGTCTTTAGCAGAACATAAAGGACACTATTACGCTTTGAGAATGTTGGTTAAACAGCAGCAGATTACTCAGCAACAAGCAACTGCTGTAATTACAGGCATGATTGCAGAAGTACTATTTGATATTCTTCAGCAATCTGCTTTACAGCCACTAAATTATACCGATTATCAACAGCAGATTTTAGAGTCTCCACTAACTTTGCTTTCTACAGAAGTTACTTTAAAGCAGACTCTACAAGTATGGAAATCTTGGCGTGAGGCGGGTTTAACAAAGCAATCGCCTAATTTAGCTCCAGTGGTACGAAATAAATCAAAATTGCAAGAGCAAACTTCTGCTGCGGCTTATAAAAATTTTATCACTAGAATTAACGGCAAATATACACTGCGCGATTTGGCTGTACAGATGAAGCAAAACTTTGTGGCGCTTAGTCGTTCATTGCTTCCTTATATGCGTCAGGGAATTATCGGGCTGGTGGAAGTGCCTGATATGTTGCCTCAAACTAACGCAAAAACTAGCCCACCAAGCAATAAAGCACAAGTAGCTGGCAACCCTGGATTAAAAGTTGCTCAAACTCAATCACTTAGCCCACTGGTAGCTTGCATAGATGATAGCCCTCAAACTTGCCAAATGATGGAAGGGATTTTTACTCAAGAGGGCTTTCGATTTCTTGCTATTGAGGATTCGATGCAAGCTTTACCAAAGTTGATTGAGCAGAAGCCAGATTTAATTTTTTTAGATCTCATGATGCCAGTTGTCAATGGTTATGAGATTTGCGCTCAGTTACGAAAAATTTCTGCTTTTGGTAATACACCGATTATTATTTTGACAGGTAGCGATGGTCTTATTGATCGGGTACGCGCTAAAAAAGTTGGTGCTACTGACTTTTTGACAAAGCCAGTGGATGCTCAAAAGTTGTTAGGGATACCACATCAGTATCTCAGTTTTAGTTTACTTAGTAAAATAGGCAAACCTGCTAAAAGTGATGCCGTACAGAGCAACCTTGGTAATGTATCTTAA
- a CDS encoding histidine phosphatase family protein — translation MTLKLYFLRHGQTARSRDNVFCGAIDPELTKEGLEMAKAFAASYSSTLWGAIFSSPMQRTINTAKFLADTLGIQPELRDGLKEISYGKWEGQTIETVSREYHDDYIRWKADPAWYPPTEGELAVAIAARAMVVIEEIKQRYPTGNVLIVSHKATIRITLCTLLGIDVGRFRYRLGCPVASVSIVEFGTNGPLLHALGDRTHLDERLRNLPGT, via the coding sequence TTGACCTTAAAGCTTTATTTCCTCCGACACGGACAAACTGCCCGCAGCCGAGATAATGTATTCTGTGGCGCAATTGACCCAGAATTAACAAAAGAAGGTTTAGAAATGGCAAAAGCGTTTGCCGCTTCTTATAGTTCTACACTTTGGGGAGCGATTTTTTCTAGCCCTATGCAGAGAACTATCAACACAGCGAAATTTCTCGCTGACACATTGGGTATCCAACCAGAATTACGAGATGGTTTGAAGGAAATTAGCTACGGTAAGTGGGAAGGGCAAACTATCGAAACTGTATCCCGTGAATATCACGATGATTATATTCGCTGGAAGGCTGATCCGGCTTGGTATCCACCAACTGAGGGAGAATTAGCAGTTGCGATCGCAGCCCGTGCGATGGTAGTAATTGAAGAAATAAAACAACGCTATCCTACAGGCAATGTTTTGATTGTTTCCCACAAAGCAACTATCCGCATCACATTATGTACCTTGCTAGGAATTGATGTAGGGCGTTTCCGCTATCGCTTAGGGTGTCCAGTTGCTTCGGTTAGTATAGTCGAATTTGGCACAAATGGGCCATTACTTCATGCTTTAGGCGATCGCACTCATTTAGATGAACGTTTGCGTAACCTCCCTGGAACTTGA
- the sufC gene encoding Fe-S cluster assembly ATPase SufC, protein MIVENSEVILSVRDLTADVDGTPILKGLNLEIKAGEIHAVMGPNGSGKSTFSKVLAGHPAYTVTGGEIIFQGQNLLELEPEERARSGIFLAFQYPLEIPGVSNLDFLRVAYNSRRKHQGLEELDAFDFDDLIQDKLEIVKMNPSFLSRSVNEGFSGGEKKRNEILQMAILEPKLAILDETDSGLDIDALKIVANGVNQLANADNSMLVITHYQRLLDYIIPDYVHVMEGGRIVTSGTKELALELESRGYDWIKEEEAAEVGAR, encoded by the coding sequence ATGATCGTAGAAAATAGCGAAGTAATCTTATCAGTCCGCGACTTAACTGCCGACGTTGATGGCACACCCATTCTCAAAGGGTTAAATCTAGAAATAAAAGCTGGCGAAATCCATGCCGTCATGGGGCCTAATGGTTCTGGAAAAAGCACCTTCTCTAAAGTATTAGCTGGACACCCTGCTTACACTGTCACAGGTGGAGAAATTATCTTTCAAGGACAAAATCTTCTAGAATTAGAACCAGAAGAACGGGCAAGGTCTGGGATATTTTTGGCTTTCCAATATCCCCTAGAAATTCCTGGTGTAAGTAATTTAGATTTCTTAAGAGTTGCGTATAATTCTCGCCGTAAACATCAAGGTTTAGAAGAATTAGATGCGTTTGATTTTGATGATTTAATCCAAGATAAGTTGGAAATTGTCAAAATGAATCCCAGCTTTTTAAGCCGTAGTGTAAATGAAGGCTTTTCTGGTGGTGAGAAAAAGCGGAATGAAATTCTGCAAATGGCAATTTTAGAGCCAAAGCTGGCAATTTTAGATGAAACCGATTCTGGTTTAGATATCGACGCGCTCAAGATTGTTGCTAATGGTGTTAACCAACTGGCAAATGCTGATAATTCGATGTTGGTAATTACTCACTATCAACGGTTACTGGACTACATCATCCCTGATTATGTTCATGTGATGGAAGGTGGGCGAATTGTCACCAGTGGTACGAAGGAATTGGCGCTAGAGTTAGAATCTCGCGGCTATGACTGGATTAAAGAAGAAGAAGCTGCTGAGGTGGGTGCGCGATGA